CGCAGGCGGCAAGATCGAAATGGACGCGTATTCAAACCCCACCGACAAAAGCGGCTACTCTGCGCATGACGTGATATCTCTGGGTTATCTGCAGAAGAAAGATTTTCAGGCCAAACTGGCAAACACGCGTAAGTTCACAGACGTCAAAATTTCGGACTATGCGGCGATCTTTCTCGTCGGCGGCCAATCGCCCATGTACACCTTCAAAGGCAATACCGAACTGCAGAAAACCTTCGTGGCGTTCTATGAATCAGGCAGGCCCGCCGCTGCCGTCTGCCACTCAACAACGCTATTGCTCGAAGCAAAGAAGTCTAACGGCGACCTGCTCGTAAACGGCAAAACCTGGACAGGCTTCGCCGACGCCGAAGAAAAATATGCAGATGACTTCGTGAAAATGAAAATTCAACCTTACTGGATAGAGAGCGAAGCGCGCAAGATTTCTGACACGACGTTCAAGGTACAGCCTGCCTTTACACCATATGCAATTATCGATGGCAACCTGGTCACGGGCCAGCAGCAGAACAGCGGCGCACTGGCAGCCGAATACGTCGTCGAGCTGCTCGATAAGAAATAACAGCGCATGCTGAAGCGCCT
The sequence above is a segment of the Turneriella parva DSM 21527 genome. Coding sequences within it:
- a CDS encoding type 1 glutamine amidotransferase domain-containing protein — protein: MKIRTLVLSALMAMAACKTTEKISYQHPHGAPPKGKILMVVGSPTISQQTKWPIGFWAAELTHPMHIFEQAGYTIDITSTAGGKIEMDAYSNPTDKSGYSAHDVISLGYLQKKDFQAKLANTRKFTDVKISDYAAIFLVGGQSPMYTFKGNTELQKTFVAFYESGRPAAAVCHSTTLLLEAKKSNGDLLVNGKTWTGFADAEEKYADDFVKMKIQPYWIESEARKISDTTFKVQPAFTPYAIIDGNLVTGQQQNSGALAAEYVVELLDKK